GCTTTCACCAGCGTCACTCAGGCTGATGCTGGCACCACTGAGCCCGCCGCCTAATTGAAGAGGCAGCCTGCGTTTCCGTATAAACAACGGTTAAGGTTTCGTAAGTTGCGTTAGCTGAGAGGACGTGGCTGCAGGAAACTGTTGCCACGTCTTTTCAGAGAACATAGGTGAAAATTTTGACGATTTCACCGCCCAGCGCATCTGTCCCAGCAAATTTCAAAGAGTGCCGACAGGAGAGTCGGCAGAAGGGAGTTTTTCCTATGGCAGCAACAAAGGCAGCAAAATACACCAAGGAACTGGCGGAGCACTTTTATGAGACCATGTGCACCATCCGCAAGTTTGAGGAGAGCGTGAAGCACGACTTCCTGAATGGTGAGATTCCCGGCTTCGTGCACCTGTACATCGGTGAGGAGGCCATCGCCACTGGTGTGTGCTCCGCTCTGCGGAAGGACGATATGATCGAGTCCACTCACCGCGGCCACGGCCACTGTGTGGCCAAGGGCGCGGATGTGAACCGCATGATGGCTGAGATCTTCGGCAAGAAGACCGGCCTGTGCCAGGGCCGCGGCGGCTCCATGCACATTGCCGACTTCTCTGTGGGTATGCTGGGCGCCAACGGCGTCGTGGGCGGCGGCTACAACCTGGCCACCGGCGCTGCCCTGGCCAGCAAGATGATCCTGAAGAACGACCGGGTTTCCGTGGTGTTCTTCGGTGACGGTGCCTCCAACCGCGGCACTTTCCACGAAGCCATGAACGTCGCTTCCGCCTGGAAGCTGCCCGTGATCTTCGTCAACGAGATGAACTGCTGGGCTTCCACCACGCCTTACCGCACCACCTGCAATGTGGAGAACATCTCCGACCGCGCGGCGGGTTATCATGTGCCCGGTGTGATCGTGGACGGCCAGGATGTCTTTGCTGTGTATGAGGCCGCCAAGGAGGCTGTTGCCCGTGCCCGTGCCGGCGAAGGCCCCACGTTCATCGAGGCCAAGACCTACCGCATTGAGGGCCACTTCGTGGGCGACCCTGAACTGTATCGTGACCACGCCGAGACCCAGAAGATCTATCACGACACCGATCCTCTGAAGATGTTCCGCGCCAAGGCCGCCAAGCTGAAGCTGATGACCGCCGAGGAGTGCGACGCCATCGATGCCAAGTGTGAGCAGAAGATCAAAGACGCCAAGGAGTACGCTATGCAGAGCGAGTACGCCGATGCGTCCGAGTACATGAAGTACGTCTACGTGGATGACTAAGGCGAAGGAGGACAAATACGATGCGTAAGATCACTTTTTCTCAGGCCACTCAAGAGGCCATGGCCGAGACGATGGCGAAAGACCCCACTGTATTCGCAATGGGCGAGGACCTGGCCCGTCAGGGCGGTATCTTCGGTCAGTTCAAGGGCCTGCCCCAGCAGTTCCCCGGCCGGATCATTGATACCCCCATTTCCGAGACCTTTATCATCGGCGGCGGCGTAGGCGCGGCTCTGGCCGGCGCCCGTCCCGTGGTGGACATGCACTTCGCCGACTTCATCGGCGTGCCCATGGACGAGATCTTCAACCAGATGGCAAAGGTCCGCTACATGTTCGGCGGCCAGGCCAAGGTGCCCCTGGTCCTGCGTGCGCCCGACGGTTCTGCCGGCGGCGGCGCTGCACAGCATTCCCAGTGCGTGGAGTCCTGGTTCGCCCACATCCCCGGCATCAAGGTTGTGGCGCCCTCCAATCCCTATGACGCCAAGATGGTGCTGAAGGCCGCCATCGAGTGCGATGACCCCGTGCTGTACTTCGAGAACAAGATCCTGTACAAGGAGAAAGGCGAAGTGCCCGAGATCGGCGAGGAGGAGCCTTACACCCTGGGCAAGGCCCGCGTGGAGCGTGAGGGGAAGGATGTGACCATCGTGTCCTACTCCATCGGCATGAAGAATGCCCGCGGCGCTGCGGACCTGCTGGCCAAGGAGGGCATTGAGGCCGAAGTCATCGACCTGATCACCCTGTCTCCCTGGGATAAGGAGACCGTGCTGAACAGTGTGAAGAAGACCCACCGCCTCTGCATCGTCCACGAGGCTGTCAAGCAGGGCGGCTTCGGCGCGGAGATCTCCGCCACCGTCGCGGAGGAGGCCATGGAGTATCTGGATGCCCCCATCCTGCGGTACGGCGCTCCCTTCTGCCCGATCCCCTTCGCTCCCACCCTGGAGAAGATGGTGAAAGTGGTTCCGGAGGACCTGGTAAAGGGCATCAAGGGCATGTTTTAATGCCTGTTGAAAAGGAGATTTTCAAGTATGGCAACTGAAGTATTGATGCCCAAGCTCGGCCTGACGATGACCGAGGGCACCATTGAAGAGTGGAAATATAAAGAGGGCGACGCTGTCAAGAAGGGGGACATCCTGTTCTCCGTAGCGACGGATAAGCTGACCAACGACGTGGAGTGCGAAGAGGACGGCACCCTGCTGAAGATCCTGCTGCCGGAGGGCGAGACCGCCCCCTGCAAGAGCGTGATCGCCTGGATCGGCCAGCCCGGCGAGGCGATTCCGGATGCCTCCGGTGCCGCCGCGCCCGCCGCGGCCGCGCCTGCTGCTCCTGCCGCTGCGCCGTCCGCAGCCTCTGCCGCGGCTCCTGCCGCCGCCCCCACGGCCCATGCGGACCGTCCCGCCGGTGCCTACGTGCTGGCGACTCCCTACGCCAAGAAGCTGGCGAAGGAAAAGGGCTATGACCTCTCCCAGATCCCCGGCACCGGCCCCAACGGGACCGTGGTGGCCAAGGACGTGGAGAACTTTGTGGCCGGTCCCAAGACCAGCCCCATGGCTGCCAAGCTGGCTGCCGAGCTGGGCGTGGACGTCAGCAAGCTGGACGTCCAGGGCCGCGTGATGAAGGCGGACGTGCTGGCCGCCGCCGGTGTGGGTGCAGCCGCAGCTCCCGCCGCTGAGGCCGCTGCCGCTGTTGAGAGCAACGACGAGAAGCCTGTGAAGGTGAATCCGCTGCGCCGCAGCATCGCTGCCAACATGACCAACTCCTGGCACACCTCTCCGCGGGTCACCTACACCCGTCCGGTGGAGGTCACGGCTATGAAGGACCTGCGGGCCAAGCTGAAGGACGGCCTGAAGGAGCAGGGGATCAAGCTGACCTACAACCACATCCTGATGAAGGTGGTTGCCAAGGCCCTGACCGAGTTCCCCGACGTGAACGCCAGCTTCGCGGACAATATGCTGACCCGCCACAAGCACGTGAACATGGGCCTGGCGGTCGCCAAGGGCGATGGCCTGATCGTGCCCAATGTGAAGAACTGCGAGGAGAAGTCCCTGGCACAGATCGCCCAGGAGACGGAGGCTCTGATCGAGGCCACCCGCACCGGCAAGCTGGGCATGGAGGACATGACCGGCGGCACCTTCACCATCTCCAGCCTCGGGCCCTATGGCATCACCAGCTTCTCTCCCATCATCAACCAGCCTGAGCTGGCGATTCTGGGCGTGTGCGACATGGTGGATACCCCTGTGGTGCGCAACGGCGAGATCGTGATCCGGACCATGATGAACCTGAGCCTGACTGCCGACCACCGCGTGATCGACGGCGTGATGGCCTCCAAGTTCCTCAAG
This DNA window, taken from Dysosmobacter welbionis, encodes the following:
- a CDS encoding alpha-ketoacid dehydrogenase subunit beta yields the protein MRKITFSQATQEAMAETMAKDPTVFAMGEDLARQGGIFGQFKGLPQQFPGRIIDTPISETFIIGGGVGAALAGARPVVDMHFADFIGVPMDEIFNQMAKVRYMFGGQAKVPLVLRAPDGSAGGGAAQHSQCVESWFAHIPGIKVVAPSNPYDAKMVLKAAIECDDPVLYFENKILYKEKGEVPEIGEEEPYTLGKARVEREGKDVTIVSYSIGMKNARGAADLLAKEGIEAEVIDLITLSPWDKETVLNSVKKTHRLCIVHEAVKQGGFGAEISATVAEEAMEYLDAPILRYGAPFCPIPFAPTLEKMVKVVPEDLVKGIKGMF
- a CDS encoding thiamine pyrophosphate-dependent dehydrogenase E1 component subunit alpha, with amino-acid sequence MAATKAAKYTKELAEHFYETMCTIRKFEESVKHDFLNGEIPGFVHLYIGEEAIATGVCSALRKDDMIESTHRGHGHCVAKGADVNRMMAEIFGKKTGLCQGRGGSMHIADFSVGMLGANGVVGGGYNLATGAALASKMILKNDRVSVVFFGDGASNRGTFHEAMNVASAWKLPVIFVNEMNCWASTTPYRTTCNVENISDRAAGYHVPGVIVDGQDVFAVYEAAKEAVARARAGEGPTFIEAKTYRIEGHFVGDPELYRDHAETQKIYHDTDPLKMFRAKAAKLKLMTAEECDAIDAKCEQKIKDAKEYAMQSEYADASEYMKYVYVDD
- a CDS encoding dihydrolipoamide acetyltransferase family protein, which codes for MATEVLMPKLGLTMTEGTIEEWKYKEGDAVKKGDILFSVATDKLTNDVECEEDGTLLKILLPEGETAPCKSVIAWIGQPGEAIPDASGAAAPAAAAPAAPAAAPSAASAAAPAAAPTAHADRPAGAYVLATPYAKKLAKEKGYDLSQIPGTGPNGTVVAKDVENFVAGPKTSPMAAKLAAELGVDVSKLDVQGRVMKADVLAAAGVGAAAAPAAEAAAAVESNDEKPVKVNPLRRSIAANMTNSWHTSPRVTYTRPVEVTAMKDLRAKLKDGLKEQGIKLTYNHILMKVVAKALTEFPDVNASFADNMLTRHKHVNMGLAVAKGDGLIVPNVKNCEEKSLAQIAQETEALIEATRTGKLGMEDMTGGTFTISSLGPYGITSFSPIINQPELAILGVCDMVDTPVVRNGEIVIRTMMNLSLTADHRVIDGVMASKFLKRIAELLENPYMLLV